The proteins below are encoded in one region of Arthrobacter sp. CJ23:
- a CDS encoding DeoR/GlpR family DNA-binding transcription regulator, with product MTRTDRLNAILDLLAESGHVEVEDIVTRLAVSPATARRDLDSLAKQRLLSRTRGGATTGSVAYDLPGRYNRDDHAEAKQDIALAASKLIQPGAVIGLSGGTTSTALAQVLSTREDLNAPSNRPMLTVVTNAINIAAALAVRPNIKIMVTGGILNPRSYELVGPYTDVIMQKVALDIAFIGVNGVDPGLGPTITDEGEAMVNTVMARRATESYVLADSSKVGRRAFAAMAGYEFRHLITDSGITAEEKAAFEAGGTEVIVAG from the coding sequence ATGACCCGCACCGATCGGCTGAACGCCATCCTTGATCTGCTGGCCGAGTCCGGCCACGTTGAGGTCGAGGACATCGTGACACGCTTGGCGGTCTCGCCTGCCACGGCGCGCCGCGACCTGGACAGCCTCGCCAAGCAACGGCTGCTCAGCCGGACCCGCGGCGGTGCCACCACTGGATCGGTTGCCTACGACCTCCCGGGCCGCTACAACCGTGACGACCACGCAGAGGCGAAGCAGGACATCGCCCTGGCGGCGTCCAAGCTCATCCAGCCGGGGGCCGTCATCGGCCTCAGCGGCGGAACCACCAGCACGGCCCTGGCCCAGGTCCTGTCCACGCGGGAGGACCTCAACGCGCCGTCGAACCGGCCCATGCTGACCGTGGTCACCAACGCGATCAACATCGCCGCGGCCCTCGCGGTGCGGCCCAACATCAAGATCATGGTCACAGGCGGCATCCTGAACCCCCGCTCCTATGAGCTGGTGGGCCCGTACACGGACGTCATCATGCAGAAGGTTGCCCTGGACATTGCGTTCATCGGGGTCAACGGCGTGGACCCCGGACTCGGACCCACCATTACGGATGAGGGCGAGGCCATGGTCAACACCGTCATGGCCCGCCGCGCCACGGAATCGTACGTCCTGGCCGACTCCTCCAAGGTGGGCCGCCGCGCCTTCGCCGCGATGGCGGGCTACGAGTTCCGCCACCTCATCACGGACTCCGGCATTACCGCCGAGGAGAAGGCCGCGTTCGAGGCGGGCGGCACCGAAGTGATCGTGGCCGGCTAA
- a CDS encoding CPBP family intramembrane glutamic endopeptidase — MFLASHRRLRAEVLIVLGLSLGQSAVYSVVQLLDKMTRAPLAEATSTLNRSQNTREYFDLTYQLLDIAFALVPVVLVFYFLSVQRQAESPSAFARLGFNFARPGRDVLQGLGLAAAIGIPSLGLYAAGRALGITTAIIPSGLDACWWTVPVLVLSAVRHAIVEEVIVVGYLLDRFGKFGWSTPLAIVLSALLRGSYHLYQGFGPFIGNAIMGLLFAWLYTKTKRVMPLVVAHALLDIVAFVGFSLFGKAVGLG; from the coding sequence ATGTTCCTTGCCTCCCACCGCCGGCTTCGCGCAGAGGTGCTCATTGTCCTGGGATTGTCCCTGGGGCAGTCGGCCGTGTACTCCGTGGTCCAGTTGCTGGACAAGATGACCCGGGCGCCCCTTGCCGAGGCCACCTCCACGCTCAACCGTTCGCAGAACACACGCGAATACTTCGATCTGACATACCAGCTTCTGGACATTGCCTTCGCGCTGGTTCCCGTGGTCCTGGTGTTCTATTTCCTGTCGGTCCAGCGGCAGGCGGAGAGCCCCTCGGCGTTCGCCCGCCTCGGCTTCAACTTCGCCCGCCCCGGCCGCGACGTCCTCCAAGGACTCGGCCTGGCCGCGGCGATCGGGATCCCGTCACTGGGGCTGTATGCGGCGGGCAGGGCCTTGGGGATCACGACGGCGATCATCCCCAGCGGCCTGGACGCGTGCTGGTGGACCGTGCCCGTCCTGGTCCTTTCGGCTGTGCGGCACGCCATCGTCGAAGAGGTCATCGTGGTGGGCTACCTCCTGGACCGCTTCGGGAAATTCGGCTGGAGCACTCCGCTGGCCATCGTGCTCAGTGCCCTGCTGCGCGGAAGTTACCACCTCTACCAGGGCTTCGGACCCTTCATCGGCAACGCCATCATGGGCCTGCTGTTTGCCTGGCTCTACACCAAGACCAAGAGGGTCATGCCGCTCGTGGTGGCGCACGCCCTGCTGGACATTGTGGCCTTCGTGGGCTTCAGCCTGTTCGGCAAGGCGGTGGGCCTCGGCTAG
- a CDS encoding class II fructose-bisphosphate aldolase translates to MEGDPVTLVNTRELMDKAAAEGTGQGAFNIVHLETAEGLVAGAEAAGVPLILQISENCAKFHGGLEPVALAALAIARDADVPVALHLDHAESEELALAAVDLGFGSVMYDGAHLPYEQNVEATRRVARYAHEHGVYIEAELGKVGGKDGAHAPGVRTDPVEASAFVEATGVDALAVAVGSSHAMTERSAALDLALIAQLKSAVGKPLVLHGSSGVTDEMIVAAIGAGMTKINVSTHLNGFFTRAVREYLDANPAVVDSRKYIKAGRDALVLESARLLTLFAKAK, encoded by the coding sequence ATGGAAGGAGACCCGGTGACCCTGGTGAACACGCGGGAACTGATGGACAAGGCCGCGGCCGAAGGCACGGGCCAGGGGGCGTTCAACATCGTCCACCTGGAAACCGCCGAAGGCCTGGTGGCCGGTGCGGAAGCCGCCGGCGTTCCGCTGATCCTGCAGATCTCCGAGAACTGCGCCAAGTTCCACGGCGGCCTGGAACCCGTGGCGTTGGCCGCACTGGCGATTGCCCGCGATGCCGATGTGCCGGTCGCACTGCACCTGGACCACGCCGAGTCAGAGGAACTCGCCCTCGCGGCGGTGGACCTGGGCTTCGGTTCGGTGATGTACGACGGCGCGCACCTCCCGTACGAGCAGAACGTCGAGGCCACCCGGCGCGTTGCCCGCTACGCCCACGAGCACGGCGTGTACATCGAAGCCGAGCTCGGCAAGGTCGGCGGCAAGGACGGCGCCCACGCTCCGGGCGTCCGCACCGACCCCGTGGAGGCCAGCGCCTTCGTCGAAGCCACGGGCGTGGATGCCCTCGCCGTGGCGGTGGGTTCCTCGCATGCGATGACCGAACGAAGCGCCGCGCTGGACCTGGCCCTGATCGCCCAACTCAAGTCCGCCGTCGGGAAACCGCTGGTGCTGCACGGCTCCTCGGGCGTCACAGACGAGATGATTGTCGCCGCGATCGGCGCGGGTATGACTAAGATCAACGTATCCACACACCTGAACGGGTTCTTTACCCGCGCCGTCCGTGAGTACCTGGATGCCAACCCTGCAGTGGTGGATTCCCGGAAGTACATCAAGGCCGGCCGGGACGCCCTGGTGCTGGAATCCGCACGTTTGCTGACGCTCTTCGCGAAGGCGAAGTAG
- a CDS encoding histidine phosphatase family protein, with amino-acid sequence MIRHGQSAANADTSIYNRVPDYRIPLTERGIGQARATGERLKRALDGQQVCVYVSPYLRAYQTLEAMNLGNLTERVIEEPRLREQDWANFQIAGDIEDQKELRNLYGHFFYRFREGESGSDVYDRISSFMETLYRHWEKPSYAPNTLLVTHGLTMRLFCMRWFHWTVEYFESLNNPGNGELRTLLRNDDGQYSLDTPFSQWVARSVDDSVLDAPPMRF; translated from the coding sequence ATGATCCGGCACGGCCAGTCCGCCGCCAATGCCGACACCTCGATCTACAACCGTGTCCCGGACTACCGCATCCCGCTGACCGAGCGCGGGATCGGGCAGGCGAGGGCCACGGGCGAGCGGCTGAAGAGGGCACTGGACGGCCAGCAGGTGTGCGTCTACGTTTCGCCGTACCTGAGGGCGTACCAGACCCTGGAGGCGATGAACCTGGGCAATCTCACGGAACGGGTGATCGAGGAGCCGCGGCTCCGCGAGCAGGACTGGGCCAACTTCCAGATTGCCGGCGACATCGAGGACCAGAAGGAACTGCGCAATCTCTACGGGCACTTCTTCTACCGTTTCCGGGAAGGCGAGTCCGGTTCGGATGTGTACGACCGCATCTCGTCTTTCATGGAGACCCTGTACCGGCACTGGGAAAAGCCCAGCTACGCGCCCAACACCCTGCTGGTGACGCATGGGCTGACCATGCGCCTGTTCTGCATGCGCTGGTTCCACTGGACGGTTGAGTACTTCGAGTCACTCAACAACCCCGGGAACGGGGAACTGCGCACACTGCTGCGCAACGACGACGGCCAGTACAGCCTGGACACACCGTTCAGCCAGTGGGTGGCGCGCAGCGTGGACGACTCCGTGCTGGATGCTCCCCCGATGCGCTTCTAG